CCCACCCTTATCCCGGTTTTGATAAAGCAGCTTGACTTGGACCTGATTCGCGATGACGATCGTCATACCGGTTTCAGTGTTTTGAACAATGCCTGTTGGTCGTGCGGCGAGATCGCCGTCCACGAGAATGTCACGCTTTCGCCCTATGCGGAGCAATTGTACCAAGGGCTCTTTACGATTATCACTAACGAGGAAATCATCGACTCGGTAAATGAAAACGCCGCGATGGCGTTGGGGCGACTGGGATTCTGCTGTGCGGACCAGATTGCGCCCCATTTGAGCGAGTGTTCCGGACCTTTCCTGAAGTCAATGGACAAGATTGATTTCACGCGTGAAAAAGCTTCCGCCTTCCTCGGGTTCAACCAGGTGGTGATGAAGAACCCGCACGCCATGGAGTCGAGCTTGCTCGAATACTTCCAGGCAATTGCCTCGTTCCCCGCCCGCTCGCTGGCACAGGAAGAGTACCGGGATATCCAGGTATCCTTCCAACAGGTAAGATCATTCCCCCCTCGGTTTTCAGGTCACATCCCACTAATCAAGATGTATCACTCTAGGTCCTCCAGGGATACAAGACCTTGATCCCTGACTTTAGCAACTTCCTTGGCCAGCTACCCCCGGCTGTGGCTCAGACACTGCGCACTGTTTACCAGGTATAAGCCGAGCACTTGGTATTCTCTGCTTAGACCTCGGTCACTAGGGTGTCGGTTGATAATTTTCCCTGTCTCAAATCGTACAGGAGTTAAGTTGGAGGGGAGGAAGGGTGGTCCCTGAGGGGACCAGTACATAGGGGGGTCAGCGGCCGGACTTTCACGTTAATAGAAAGAGGAGGGAGAAAGGGGGGCAAAATCATGGGAAGGAGCATCTGCGATTTagctgtttttttttttttcccgttACATCTCATGATTGTAAAATGGGCACGCATAACCATTTTTGATTTCGATTTCGTTGACTTTGCCTTCTCGATTCTTATTTTGCATTTATTGTGCATAGTTACCATCAAGTCGGGGCTGGCTCATAGCTTgcttttctttgtcttctcagCGCTGGTTTGGGGAGGTTTTTTTGCGTGGCATATTCATATCTCCTTTAGATAGATATCTAGATagatcttcatcgtcaatgAAGATCTCAACAACATTTCTAAAAGCCTGAAGAGTAAAGCTCTAATTCGGGTGGAAAGCATCTTGAAGCATTCTTTTTGGCGCCGTCCTATATGTCCCCTGCTATTTACAAGGCTTATGTAGTATGAAAGAGGTGAAAAATACTGTCCCACTGACTTCACTAATTATCGTTTCGTTGCCTCGTAAGATTTTATCCATTGCTCGCAAGCATCATGAAGGACTATCAGGGTTGTCCTTGAGAAGGCCGTTATGTTCGTATCGTTGTTGACCAAGTCCGTTGGTCTAGCATAGACCTAACATTGCTCCTTCCAGCTACCTAAATAGATACTACGAATTTCCTTCTCTTATCTACTTTAGTCACCCTATCTGGCTCTGGGAAAAAGCCGGACAAGTAGATCGCATGCTCTTGCCAGCGTATGCCACGCCAGTTCGGACCACATCTCTCTGTCTCTCACATCTCCCCAAGCACTACCTAGCTGGAAAATTAATCGCACATACCAAGATCAACTCGTGAAACCTTGGATGGAGTCGTGGATGAGGAAAAAGTAAGGGCAAAATTTAAAGACCCGTAGGGCCCTAGCAATCTCCGAATTCTTGTCATGACGACACAAACAACATACGCGGCCAGTACTTCGTTACCTACCATTTATGACTCAGTAGCAGATGTGCATCATCCCTTAGATCGCCAAACAACAGGGAAGAATCAAGACAGCACTGCTAATTATAACCCATCAAagccctacaacatacactcCAGGAAGCACAACATTCTATAACGAGATTACCGGCATACGGAGAGCAACGGAAAGAGAAATAGAACCAGAACCAGTAAGATAAGCCCAACCAAGCAACGGATGTCGCCTAACTGGGGCATTGCAACTAACTCGGCACCGAAAGCCCCAAGTCAACGCCCAACTCCCCAACAACCCACTGATTGGCTGGCCAGACCATGACCGCCCGAAACACCAAGACGCGAGCCTTTCCCTTAACTGCGATTTTTCACGAACCCCCCCATATTCTATATCCTATCGGCCCCACCTCATCTTACCCTGTGATTGAAATGCCGTCGATGACAGGCGTTGATATAGGGTGTGCCTACTGGTAGCGTACCGGGCGTCTGGTTCTTAGTGCGCCATTGGAAGCCCCAAGGCGTGGCCTGGCTTTGGTTCTGTTCGCCTTTTAGTCTAGAAGACCCAGGCTATGTCTTTTGCAGCTTGCAGATAGGAGTGCCTGGGGCTATTGTAGACTTATCCCCTGGTGGATTTTGACAAACTTCCTCAATCCGGTCGGTCTTGTTTGCTCTTTCGGTGAGGATTCCGGATTTCTGGTCAGGGGTGATTGATGCCCTACCCTAAATAGGTATCCTACGATCTGGGCCTTCTTTCGGGGGTTACAGAGTTGTAGTGCTTTCGGGGCCTTTGCTTTTAAGCGGGGACAATCATCCTCCCGGGGTGGATTTTTCAGCCTCGGCCGTATGATTCTATGTGGTGTTGTTCGGTCCACGTTCTGTgcctccccccccctccccccttcACGACCTGAGACAAGCCTGAATGGCGGATAATAGGAAGCCGGACCCTTCCAAGAAATCGATAGGAAACTTCCGGTCGAAAGCCAACGGTTCGATTTCCTTACCTATAATCACAATCTATATGCGAAGCAGGAACCAGAAAGCACTGATCCCTGTGCCACTTAGAAACATTCCATGTAACTCAGATGACCATCCACGTTTTTGATACAATGGCCCAGGTTCACCTTGCTTTCTTGAAAATTCCCTTCGCCATCATTGAGTTGCGCGCACAGCATGGGCTCGTTGTTGGGACCTTCTAGCTTGAAGTCAACATCGCGGGAACTTTTCGAGAAGTTGTGGGAACCCCAGGCCAATTTCCCTAGATTGGATTGAGGTCAGTTCATTTGGAATCAGATACGGGAGACACTTTGGGTCTGATTTCGGTTCTGGTGCTGGAAAGTGTATGTTGGACCAGCTGTTGAGAGAAACACCACGGAGACCAGAATCGAATCGAGAATTGGGATTGTTCATACCCTTGTTTGCCCCAAGGAATTCGTTCAGATCTAGTTCTGAATATCGAGGTTCCCCGGAGGGTCGTTGGCAGTAAGCAGTGAGGATGTGCTTAtccttgatgttgatgccctTGGATGACTCGTGGAAGCCCATCTTGGTGTGGGGTACTGGTGTAATATCAGGCGCAGTGGAAATCGCGCTTATGGTGCAACCTCTGTGAGGTCTGAATTGAGTTCACCAAAGAGGAACTTGGAAGGGTGGGTGTTGTATGTGCAGGTggtcttttgtttctttgtcCCGGTACTCGAGAACCGTCAGGCTATGTCGTACTGCATtaggagaaagagaaggataGAAGTAACCCGAAATTGAGGCTCCTGATATGGAGAAATGTCTTGCATGGATTTGTTGCCTCTAATGACATCGAAATGGTGTAGACTTCTACCGTGCTCATTTGGAATCGGGCAGATGGGTGGCTCTGCCATCATGCTTTTCTCATTATGACCCCCAAGAGAGGCATTAACTGTCGACCGCACACCCATGTCACATCTGAGCCGGAATGTCAGATTCCATGCCAGACTGCGAGGCGGTCTGTCTATACTAGGGTGTGATCCCCCCCCCGTGCACGGTGAACGGTCATCATGATCTCATATACGAACAAGTACTGCCAACCTCACATTCACATGTGTCAAGTGTCAGCGATTGGTCTCAGCGATCGGGCAATTAAGATCCACAAGATGATTTGGGTTGGGAAACAGAGTTGACGCTAAGGACTCTATTTGGGATGGTTCATCCCTCCACTCGTCCACGGTCAGGACTTACCTTGCCAGAAGCACAATTTGCCGATCTCTCGGTTTCCTATGGCCatgtcttctttttcaaagAATCCTGCTTTTCTAGATCTTGACGTTCACCTGCGAGGCTCTTTCCGAGCTGAGCTTTACACATTACAGTGTAGAGATTTACGTGAATTGGAAATACGCAaagctgtacggagtactccgtacagggAGCCCTGGATAGCAGATCCAACGGCCTCATAGACCAGCAAGATTGTAAGGTCGACTATCACAGAGTCCCCACACAAGTCTAGGATGGCCCAAGTCTTGGCGATATAGAGTTGGGTAGCGTACTGCCCTTCCACGGGCTGTGTTTCTGAATTAGCGGTAAAACTGGGGTCTCCATGATTCGAATTTCTCTTTTGGAACTTGGATTCAAAGCTAGTTCGATTTGCTTACCATGGCTGACGGGCTTAAGATCACGGGGGATAGGATTGCGGTATTGCTGCATCTATTTTAACGGTGGACTAGAAGGAAAGGGTGCCCCGTGGAGGTCGCCAGATTAAACGATCGCTTACCAAGCATCTCCCGTCAATTCCGGCGATGTCCTGACGCCAAAAGGcaagacttttttttttttgaaaaaaaaaaaaaaaaaaaaaatcatcccccttcaaaagagaaagaaactAAAAAGAATCAAGGTGATCACCGTCAAAAAGACATCTCGGGACTTTCGGCTTCCAATCTATACCACGTTTGGCCCGATGTCGCGACAAGCGAGACTCCTCGTTGCTGATTGGATACTCCTACTTGTTCCTTCACTTCTGCGGAGAAAATAGCGTCGCCCGAACATTTCCGGTGACCCGCACAGTATTCCTCTTTGGGCCATTAGATCTTTACCTTGAAAGATGTCCAAAGATGGGCAACTCCGTAGATCCAAGGGGAGGGAGGATGACCTAATCATCTTCTCTTTCCAACTATGGTGCCACGTGTGAGCTAAATCATCCTTGAGAGTAATAATCGTCATGGCTGCCGTAAAAGATGGAAAAGATGGTAGGACAGAGGTTCCCGTCCAGATCAGAAGGTGGGACACACCGACTTTAGACACACGTCTTGTGTTCCACGTCTGATCCCCAGAAAACGTGGTCTCCAGGCCCAATCTGGTGGTGTCACCTAAATCGGCATTTTACACTGGTACAGTTTCAGGGGAGTCACCTCTAGATTTGGAGGTAGATATACATGTGTAGATGCCGACATAGCCTTGAAATACATTGGGTTAGAGTGCATGATGCTAATCCAAGCGAGCGGCCCTTTTGCCTTTCAACAATCCTTTCTATGCTGGACTCAGGCCCCCTCGGCATTGCAGGAGTGAGGGCCATTCCACGAAGTACACTAGGCTCTCTGATTTTATTTGaatttttttatttttatttttaacAGATGGAAAATGTTGTAGATGCTGAAACTTATCTCACTCCCTCTGATCCCTGTACAACAATACGGAGTACCCGGGGACTAGACCATTTGGAGGCTCCATTTCCCCCTTCAGACGTATTGCCGTCGCACCCTTTCAAGCTCACTAGACATGGTTTCCACGCTCCAGTCCAGTGGTAACTTCACCACAGAAGGAGAAATAGTAGTTCCAGCCTGGGGCAACAATCGCAGTAGGTCGATCGCCGTAGGAGTGTCAGGAGAAGAGATGCGTCAAAGGGAAAAATGAGAGATGGAGGCGGTGATCCCGAGAGTTTGGTCTcatcccccctcccccttgGTTGCGGACTAAACGTTCACATGTCATCTCCAATCCCCAGGTTCCAACTGGTGTACAAGTCTGGgactctttttttctttttcttttttctttttctttttcctttttctttttcctttttcttttttctttttctttttccttttctttttctttttttttcgtttttcttttctttttctcacaAAAACCTAACCGAGTTGACTGTTTCCCGTGGACATTCGGTTGTGATTACCGAGTTCGGCGTTTAATCTCCCATCTGACTCACAGGCGGGTTCGGAGTGGAAATAGCCGATTTCCGCCTGTCAGGCTTAGCTTGAATCTCAGCCAGAGGGGAAGAGCCAGAGCGCCACTCCCAGTCCTCAATTCTCCGGACTCCTGGAATGGCGTTCAAGATAGCCCAGGGATTGACTCGTCTTCTTTCCTAACGGGGGTAACGGGGTCCTTAGACAGCGACCCACAATCCAGGGTCCGCCAAGATCGAAAGCCTTGCGAGGCAAAAAGGGTCGATCGGGCACTATATATCCCTTCATGAATGTTCTCTATTGGATCCTTTTTAAATAAAGTCTGGGGTTTCTTCGTAGGCCCCTGCGTTTTTATATTCTCTTGGCTGGAACTATATTACCTGGAACGCGGGATGGGATGTGGGAAATGTGAACCAGATTTGAATTCACCGATGGTCCCTTCTCATTTCTGTTTACCGTCTGGGAACCCTCTCTTATAAGCAATAGGGTgctctgtactccgtagaacTGGGAACTATAGGAtaccttccaaggttagGGCTAAAAGGGTTCTTACCGAAAACCGGCCTACTTCAGTCATgtagagaagaaaagaatccCCCATCGGGAACAGTGCAAAAcagactacggagtacatctcTACTAGAGACCATTCACTGCCTAATGGACACTCTAGCCTATGAAGGCAGCTGTGTCCGCTACCCATGTGGTCCACCTGAAATGGCCGAGTGCTATACTAGACGGTCATTTTGGGGGGGTATTTTTTCACTTGTTTTCACATTTATGTCATTTTATGTCATTTTATTTTCGGTATTATTTACATTTCCCTTGGCTTACTTGCCCCCTGTACCCAGAGGCTCAAAATCTCGATTGTCACTGGGAAATGAAAAAAGAGGTGAGAAATAATGGAAaagtaagaaattggaaattttaTCAAGTCAGATCATGTCTTGCGCCTGACTACGAAGTGCTGGTTATactcctctttttttttacctcttttccttttcaaCATTTCCCTTTTAATCTCTCTCATCTCCAtttcttccatctcttctttctcgtttctctctttctctctttctctctctttcaagatattccccccccccccacgtGCGTAATTCAACCTATTCTTCGAACCTCAACAACccacaaagatctttctggGAGGCTTTTAGGAATCACGTCTCATTCATTCTTCTATAACTACAGGGCATACGTGCCCACCATCAACTCTTTCACAACCCTCATCTGTGGAGTCCTTGACTCCAGTCCTAGTTATCTCTCTCCGCACCCTCGAAAAGCCCAAAATGGTTGGTCCAGGCGGCGGTCCACCACGTAAGAGCCACACCAAATCCCGCAACGGCTGCAAAACATGCAAGAGAAGACATATTCGATGCGATGAGACTTTCCCGCAGTGGTATGTTCATCACACCACACCGGTATACCTTTACTAATTCCACCTAGCCGCAATTGTACAAAGCACAACTGCCGCTGTGACTACCGGGATGCGGCTACCACTCAAGGTGGTAGTCCCCCCGCGGCGCGCCGCGGTCCCGACCTCCTCACTTCGCCAGAGATCGAAATGGAGATAGATAATTGGCATCGCACGGGCGTGCCTCCGTATCCGGAGCTCTTGCAGTGTCCGCGATCAGGGTGGTCTGGCTT
The nucleotide sequence above comes from Penicillium digitatum chromosome 1, complete sequence. Encoded proteins:
- a CDS encoding Cyanovirin-N family protein; translation: MGFHESSKGINIKDKHILTAYCQRPSGEPRYSELDLNEFLGANKGKLAWGSHNFSKSSRDVDFKLEGPNNEPMLCAQLNDGEGNFQESKVNLGHCIKNVDGHLSYMECF